The nucleotide sequence AAGAATTGACCTCCTGCTTTCGTTCAGGTAAACGGATTGCAGAGAAGGCTTTCAAAATCTGCCCAGGTTCGGCGAAACATTGTATGCGAGCTTGGTCGCGTAGCCCTGGTGCTGGAATTCCTTCGATGATGTTTTCGAGGAGCTCCTCCTTGTCGATGTTTATATCGTTGGCCAGCATAACTTTCTCCTCGAAATAAGAAGCGAACCTTTCTCCTGAACGCCACTGACGATTTTGGAACGCGTTCCTCAGCTCCCCCTTTGACATCTTAGTTGCAAATGCTAGGATCAGCTGCTCACAAAGGTGGTCGGTTGGCTCCAAAATGCGTGTTGCGTTTGCGTGCAGCCAAACTTGGGCTTTTCCTTTTAGTTTGGCAATAAGAAGCATGCGCACACCAAACGAGTCCAAGTTGTACACCTGCGCAATG is from Drosophila suzukii chromosome 3, CBGP_Dsuzu_IsoJpt1.0, whole genome shotgun sequence and encodes:
- the LOC139353253 gene encoding uncharacterized protein, coding for MDYDGNSCARNWVTQLQNIAQVYNLDSFGVRMLLIAKLKGKAQVWLHANATRILEPTDHLCEQLILAFATKMSKGELRNAFQNRQWRSGERFASYFEEKVMLANDINIDKEELLENIIEGIPAPGLRDQARIQCFAEPGQILKAFSAIRLPERKQEVNSSQHSSGKIADTKDFRCANCNSKGHYAKDCQKPKREPGSCYACGKFGHFVGQCPERKSANANKYHAS